One window of Streptomyces sp. NBC_00273 genomic DNA carries:
- a CDS encoding helix-turn-helix domain-containing protein: MSVVLTTLPLSPHERADYWNSVVSDTFIPLDVTLHEPVPSAGSIASERLGPLQISAVQAGPQTVWRNRRLISRGGEEFLTVTFQHTGTARLTQDGRRALVGPGTFTCSDAGRPYEREQPDHFRFTAIRVPKSGLGVPEADLRAVTGTVFSGDRGTSGLVAGFLRRLAERASGFDAYTGQQLAMTAMDLLCVLVRERQGRLDPYASDTARGMLARVKAYVLTSLSDPDLSPERIAAAHHISVRYLHKLFQPEGTTVGRWIRQERLARCRRDLSRQTGSAPAVTAVAQRWGFTNPSHFSRAFRAAYGMSPREWQCGARGE, from the coding sequence ATGAGCGTCGTACTCACCACTTTGCCGCTGTCCCCGCACGAACGGGCGGACTACTGGAACAGCGTGGTGTCCGACACCTTCATCCCCCTCGACGTCACCCTGCACGAACCCGTGCCGTCCGCGGGGAGCATCGCCAGCGAACGTCTCGGTCCCCTGCAGATCTCGGCGGTCCAGGCCGGCCCGCAGACCGTGTGGCGCAACCGGAGGCTGATCTCCCGGGGCGGGGAGGAGTTCCTCACGGTCACCTTCCAGCACACGGGTACCGCGCGGCTGACCCAGGACGGCCGCCGGGCGCTGGTCGGGCCCGGGACCTTCACCTGCTCGGACGCCGGGCGCCCGTACGAGCGGGAGCAGCCGGACCACTTCCGCTTCACGGCGATCCGGGTGCCCAAGAGCGGGCTGGGAGTGCCGGAGGCGGATCTGCGGGCGGTCACCGGCACGGTCTTCAGCGGCGATCGCGGGACCTCCGGGCTGGTCGCGGGCTTCCTGAGGCGGTTGGCCGAACGGGCCTCCGGCTTCGACGCGTACACGGGCCAGCAGCTCGCGATGACCGCCATGGACCTGCTGTGCGTGCTGGTGCGCGAGCGGCAGGGGCGGCTGGATCCGTACGCCTCGGACACGGCCCGGGGCATGCTGGCGCGCGTCAAGGCGTACGTCCTCACGTCCCTGTCCGATCCCGACCTGTCGCCGGAGCGCATCGCGGCCGCGCACCACATCTCGGTGCGGTACCTGCACAAGCTCTTCCAGCCGGAGGGGACCACGGTGGGCCGTTGGATCCGGCAGGAGCGGCTGGCGCGGTGCCGGCGCGACCTGTCGCGACAGACGGGGTCGGCGCCGGCGGTCACCGCGGTCGCCCAGCGCTGGGGGTTCACGAACCCGTCCCACTTCAGCCGGGCCTTCCGCGCCGCCTACGGCATGTCGCCCCGGGAGTGGCAGTGCGGCGCCCGGGGCGAATGA
- a CDS encoding amidohydrolase, whose product MTAPVGTTSMPVSGLGPTRRPEDPAAGRPAADLLVRNAKVYTGDRARPEARAVAIRDGRIVALGDDHDLAGLVGPATRVVDALGRRVVPGLNDSHLHVIRGGLNYVLELRWDGVRSLRQALAMLREQAGRTPKGQWIRVVGGWTAEQFAERRMPTVAELNAAAPDTPVFVLHLYQSALMNRAAVRAAGFTRETPDPRGGQIVRGHDGEPTGVLLAAPGALVLYSTLAKAPTLDAADRRTSTRHFLRELNRFGLTSAVDAAGGFQNFPDDYATVIDLARSGELSLRITYHLFPQTAGQELADLKRWTATVKPGDGDEWLRLGGAGENLTWAAADFENFSEPRPALAEGYEAEFEQAVRLLMENGWGFRLHATYDETIRRDLAVFEKLAAEGLFPGGNRWLFDHAETVSADSLDRIAALGGALSVQNRMSFQGTAFLDRYGAEAASHAPPVRAMLDRGLTVAAGTDATRVSSYNPWVCLHWLVTGRTVGGTPLHPAGTSIDRETALGLYTRGGAQLTGEEDVKGVLREGCYGDLAILSEDYFTVPEAAIPDIESVCTVVGGRIVYATAEYEGLDEPLPPVSPQWAPVARFGGYQGGGGVRQAEQMAEAVAESERHRLWRQARGSAPETPSQPFVDPCFAH is encoded by the coding sequence ATGACGGCCCCGGTCGGTACGACGAGCATGCCCGTGTCCGGGCTGGGCCCCACCCGGCGCCCGGAGGATCCGGCGGCCGGGCGCCCGGCGGCGGACCTGCTCGTGCGCAACGCGAAGGTGTACACCGGGGACCGGGCCCGGCCCGAGGCCCGCGCCGTCGCGATCCGCGACGGCCGCATCGTGGCCCTCGGCGACGACCACGACCTCGCCGGGCTCGTGGGCCCGGCGACCCGGGTGGTCGACGCCCTGGGCCGTCGCGTGGTCCCCGGCCTGAACGACTCGCACCTGCACGTCATCCGGGGCGGCCTGAACTACGTACTGGAGCTGCGCTGGGACGGCGTGCGCAGCCTGCGGCAGGCGCTGGCCATGCTGCGCGAGCAGGCCGGCCGCACCCCCAAGGGCCAGTGGATCCGGGTGGTCGGCGGTTGGACCGCCGAGCAGTTCGCCGAACGCCGGATGCCGACCGTGGCCGAGCTGAACGCCGCCGCGCCCGACACCCCGGTGTTCGTCCTGCACCTCTACCAGTCGGCGCTGATGAACCGGGCCGCCGTGCGGGCCGCCGGATTCACCCGCGAGACCCCCGACCCGCGCGGCGGCCAGATCGTCCGGGGCCACGACGGCGAGCCCACCGGGGTCCTCCTGGCGGCGCCGGGCGCGCTCGTCCTGTACTCCACCCTGGCCAAGGCGCCGACCCTGGACGCGGCCGACCGGCGGACCTCGACGCGGCACTTCCTGCGCGAGCTGAACCGCTTCGGGCTGACCTCGGCGGTCGACGCCGCCGGCGGCTTCCAGAACTTCCCCGACGACTACGCCACCGTCATCGACCTGGCCCGGTCGGGGGAGCTGTCGCTGCGCATCACCTACCACCTGTTCCCGCAGACCGCCGGGCAGGAGCTCGCCGATCTGAAACGCTGGACCGCTACCGTCAAGCCGGGGGACGGCGACGAGTGGCTGCGCCTCGGCGGCGCCGGCGAGAACCTGACCTGGGCGGCCGCCGACTTCGAGAACTTCTCCGAGCCCCGCCCGGCGCTCGCCGAGGGGTACGAGGCCGAGTTCGAGCAGGCCGTCCGGCTGCTGATGGAGAACGGCTGGGGCTTCCGGCTCCACGCCACCTACGACGAGACGATCCGCCGCGACCTGGCGGTGTTCGAGAAGCTCGCCGCCGAAGGGCTCTTCCCCGGCGGGAACCGCTGGCTCTTCGACCACGCCGAGACCGTCTCGGCCGACAGCCTGGACCGCATCGCCGCCCTCGGCGGCGCCCTCTCCGTGCAGAACCGGATGTCCTTCCAGGGGACCGCGTTCCTCGACCGCTACGGCGCCGAGGCCGCCTCCCACGCCCCGCCGGTACGCGCCATGCTCGACCGGGGCCTCACCGTCGCCGCCGGTACCGACGCCACGCGCGTGTCCTCGTACAACCCGTGGGTCTGCCTGCACTGGCTGGTGACCGGCCGCACCGTGGGCGGTACGCCGCTCCACCCGGCCGGGACCTCGATCGACCGGGAGACCGCGCTCGGCCTCTACACCCGGGGCGGTGCGCAGCTCACCGGCGAGGAAGACGTCAAGGGCGTGCTGCGGGAGGGTTGTTACGGAGACCTCGCGATCCTGTCGGAGGACTACTTCACCGTGCCCGAGGCCGCGATCCCCGACATCGAGTCCGTGTGCACGGTCGTCGGCGGCCGCATCGTGTACGCGACCGCCGAGTACGAGGGCCTGGACGAGCCGCTCCCGCCGGTCAGCCCGCAGTGGGCGCCGGTGGCCCGCTTCGGCGGGTACCAGGGGGGCGGCGGCGTACGCCAGGCCGAGCAGATGGCCGAAGCCGTCGCCGAGTCCGAACGGCACCGGCTGTGGCGACAGGCGCGCGGATCGGCGCCCGAGACGCCGTCGCAGCCCTTCGTCGACCCGTGCTTCGCGCACTGA
- a CDS encoding alpha/beta hydrolase — protein MSEEPVLEPAAQAFAHATAQPPYLYQIPVADGRKAVDDVQSGEGVALPAVDEEWITVQGGPTGDVRTRIVRPRGFSGPLPVILYLHGAGWVFGNAHTHDRLVRELAVGARAAVVFPEYDLSPEARYPVAIEQNYTVAQWVAREGRHKDLDGSRIAVAGDSVGGNMSAALTLMAKQRGDVHILHQVLFYPVTDAAFDTDSYAQFAEGYFLRRDAMRWFWDQYTTDAAERAQITASPLRATLDQLTGLPPALVITAEADVLRDEGEAYAARLRAAGVPVTALRVLGTIHDFVMLNALRETRAASLAIGQAVETLREALA, from the coding sequence ATGTCCGAAGAGCCGGTACTCGAACCCGCCGCCCAGGCCTTCGCCCACGCCACCGCCCAGCCGCCGTACCTGTACCAGATCCCCGTCGCCGACGGCCGCAAGGCCGTGGACGACGTGCAGAGCGGCGAGGGCGTCGCCCTGCCCGCCGTCGACGAGGAATGGATCACCGTCCAGGGCGGCCCCACCGGCGACGTCCGCACCCGGATCGTCCGCCCCCGCGGCTTCAGCGGCCCGCTGCCCGTCATCCTCTACCTGCACGGCGCGGGCTGGGTCTTCGGCAACGCCCACACCCACGACCGGCTGGTCCGCGAACTGGCCGTCGGCGCACGGGCGGCCGTGGTCTTCCCCGAGTACGACCTGTCGCCCGAGGCCCGCTACCCGGTCGCCATCGAGCAGAACTACACCGTCGCGCAGTGGGTGGCCCGCGAGGGACGCCACAAGGACCTCGACGGCTCCAGGATCGCCGTCGCCGGCGACTCGGTCGGCGGCAACATGAGCGCCGCCCTCACCCTCATGGCCAAGCAGCGCGGCGACGTCCACATCCTCCACCAGGTCCTCTTCTACCCGGTCACCGACGCGGCCTTCGACACCGACTCCTACGCGCAGTTCGCCGAGGGCTACTTCCTGCGCCGCGACGCCATGCGCTGGTTCTGGGACCAGTACACGACCGACGCGGCCGAGCGGGCGCAGATCACCGCCTCCCCGCTGCGCGCCACCCTCGACCAGCTCACCGGACTGCCGCCCGCCCTGGTCATCACCGCCGAGGCCGACGTCCTGCGCGACGAGGGCGAGGCGTACGCCGCCCGGCTGCGCGCCGCAGGGGTGCCGGTCACGGCCCTGCGCGTCCTGGGCACCATCCACGACTTCGTCATGCTGAACGCGCTGCGCGAGACGCGGGCCGCGTCGCTCGCCATCGGCCAGGCCGTCGAGACCCTGCGCGAGGCCCTGGCATGA
- a CDS encoding alpha/beta fold hydrolase, protein MPYIKVAEGRTAPVELYYEDHGTGQPVVLIHGWPLSGASWEKQTAALLAAGHRVVTYDRRGFGRSDQPADGYDYDTFASDLNEVLTALDLRDAVLVGFSMGTGEVTRYLGTYGSERIAKAVMIGVVPPFLLETDDNPIGVDGGVFEGIEDAITADRFAFMSSFFADFYNVDVLGGERISEEAVRASWNVAVGASAKGTLDCVRAWLTDFRDDLPRIDVPTLIIHGDADRTLPIEATAIPLAKSIAGAQLTVVPGGPHGLTWTHAAEVNTALLAFLR, encoded by the coding sequence GTGCCGTACATCAAGGTCGCAGAAGGTCGCACCGCCCCCGTCGAGCTCTACTACGAGGACCACGGCACCGGACAGCCCGTCGTGCTGATCCACGGCTGGCCGCTGAGCGGAGCCTCCTGGGAGAAGCAGACCGCCGCCCTGCTCGCCGCCGGCCATCGGGTCGTCACCTACGACCGGCGCGGCTTCGGCCGCTCCGACCAGCCCGCCGACGGCTACGACTACGACACCTTCGCCTCCGACCTGAACGAGGTCCTCACCGCGCTCGACCTGCGCGACGCCGTCCTGGTCGGCTTCTCCATGGGCACCGGCGAAGTGACCCGCTACCTCGGCACCTACGGCAGCGAGCGCATCGCCAAGGCCGTCATGATCGGCGTGGTGCCGCCGTTCCTGCTGGAGACGGACGACAACCCCATCGGGGTGGACGGCGGCGTCTTCGAGGGCATCGAGGACGCCATCACCGCCGATCGCTTCGCGTTCATGAGCTCCTTCTTCGCCGACTTCTACAACGTCGACGTCCTCGGCGGCGAACGCATCAGCGAGGAGGCGGTCCGCGCCAGTTGGAACGTGGCCGTCGGAGCCTCCGCCAAGGGCACCCTCGACTGCGTCCGGGCCTGGCTCACCGACTTCCGCGACGACCTTCCCCGGATCGACGTGCCCACGCTCATCATCCACGGCGACGCCGACCGCACCCTGCCCATCGAGGCCACGGCGATCCCCCTGGCCAAGAGCATCGCCGGCGCTCAGCTCACGGTCGTCCCCGGCGGCCCGCACGGCCTGACCTGGACCCACGCCGCCGAGGTCAACACCGCCCTGCTCGCCTTCCTCCGCTGA
- a CDS encoding DoxX family protein codes for MDTGILMLRLLVGLLVAAHGVQKVSRHLGGKGLDGGAREFRADGFRGGVLTALAAGGGQIGSGLLLAAGLLTPLAATGVIGVMTVALTVKWPGGLWVQNDGYEYPLVLIVSAAALAATGPGALSLDAAIGLTPYPLWWTAPVLAAGVGSGLLTRLVLHRAPAATDHG; via the coding sequence TTGGACACCGGCATCCTGATGTTGCGTCTGCTGGTGGGGCTGCTCGTCGCGGCCCACGGGGTGCAGAAGGTCAGCCGGCACCTGGGCGGCAAGGGCCTCGACGGAGGCGCGCGCGAGTTCCGCGCCGACGGTTTCCGCGGCGGCGTCCTCACCGCCCTCGCAGCGGGCGGCGGCCAGATCGGCTCGGGCCTCCTGCTGGCCGCGGGCCTGCTGACACCGCTCGCCGCGACCGGCGTCATCGGGGTCATGACCGTCGCCCTCACCGTGAAGTGGCCCGGCGGCCTCTGGGTGCAGAACGACGGCTACGAGTACCCCCTGGTGCTGATCGTCAGCGCCGCCGCGCTCGCGGCCACCGGACCCGGCGCCCTCTCCCTCGACGCGGCGATCGGCCTCACCCCGTACCCGCTGTGGTGGACGGCCCCCGTCCTCGCGGCGGGCGTCGGCAGCGGCCTGCTCACCCGGCTCGTCCTGCACCGAGCCCCGGCCGCCACCGACCACGGCTGA
- a CDS encoding hydrolase, with protein sequence MFDISKVQAAPSADLLTPDNAVMLFVDHQPQMFFGTGSGDRAAIINSTVGLAKAAKAFDVPVVLTTVAAESFSGPLLPQLADVFPGHEVIDRTSMNAWEDEALVAAVKATGRKKIVLSGLWTEVCLVLPALSALEQGYEVYVVSDASGGVSPTAHEHAVQRMLAAGAVPVTWVQVLLELQRDWARQETYGAVMEVVKAHAGAYGLGVVYAQAVIGEHTAG encoded by the coding sequence ATGTTCGACATCAGCAAGGTCCAGGCCGCCCCGAGCGCGGACCTGCTCACGCCCGACAACGCGGTCATGCTCTTCGTCGACCACCAGCCGCAGATGTTCTTCGGTACCGGCAGCGGTGACCGCGCCGCCATCATCAACAGCACGGTGGGCCTCGCGAAGGCGGCCAAGGCGTTCGACGTGCCGGTCGTGCTGACCACCGTCGCCGCCGAGTCCTTCTCCGGTCCGCTGCTGCCCCAGCTCGCCGACGTGTTCCCCGGACACGAGGTGATCGACCGTACGTCGATGAACGCCTGGGAGGACGAGGCGCTCGTGGCGGCCGTCAAGGCGACCGGACGCAAGAAGATCGTCCTGTCGGGCCTGTGGACCGAGGTCTGCCTGGTGCTGCCCGCCCTGTCCGCACTGGAGCAGGGCTACGAGGTCTACGTGGTCTCCGACGCCTCCGGAGGCGTCAGCCCGACCGCCCACGAGCACGCCGTCCAGCGGATGTTGGCCGCCGGGGCCGTGCCGGTGACCTGGGTGCAGGTACTGCTGGAGCTCCAGCGGGACTGGGCGCGCCAGGAGACGTACGGCGCCGTCATGGAGGTCGTCAAGGCCCACGCCGGGGCCTACGGCCTCGGCGTCGTCTACGCGCAGGCCGTCATCGGCGAGCACACGGCCGGCTGA
- a CDS encoding nucleoside/nucleotide kinase family protein yields MDTTEAVSRARTLATTGERRVLGIAGPPGAGKSTLAARLADALGPERAVVVPMDGFHLAQAVLDRLGRADRKGAPDTFDAAGYVALLRRLRAPHGPTVYAPAFDRSLEEPIAGSVPVPPDVPLVITEGNYLLHDAGEWASVRPLLDEAWYLAPAEDLRLERLIGRHVRHGKDPAHARAWVARSDERNARLVALGRHRADLVLDAD; encoded by the coding sequence ATGGACACGACGGAAGCGGTATCGAGGGCACGGACGCTGGCCACCACGGGCGAGCGGCGCGTCCTGGGCATCGCCGGGCCGCCGGGGGCCGGAAAGTCGACACTGGCCGCCCGGCTCGCGGACGCGCTGGGGCCGGAGCGGGCCGTCGTGGTCCCGATGGACGGCTTCCACCTCGCCCAGGCCGTGTTGGACCGCCTGGGCCGCGCCGACCGCAAGGGCGCCCCGGACACCTTCGACGCCGCCGGCTACGTCGCCCTGCTGCGCCGGCTGCGCGCACCGCACGGACCCACGGTGTACGCGCCCGCCTTCGACCGCTCCCTGGAGGAGCCGATCGCGGGCAGCGTCCCCGTGCCCCCGGACGTACCGCTGGTGATCACCGAGGGGAACTACCTGTTGCACGACGCGGGGGAGTGGGCCTCGGTGCGCCCCCTGCTGGACGAGGCCTGGTACCTCGCCCCGGCCGAGGACCTGCGCCTGGAGCGGCTGATCGGCCGGCACGTACGACACGGCAAGGACCCCGCGCACGCGCGCGCATGGGTGGCCCGCTCGGACGAACGCAACGCCCGCCTCGTCGCCCTCGGTCGCCACCGCGCCGACCTCGTCCTCGACGCCGACTGA
- a CDS encoding Ig domain-containing protein: protein MSTRTRTPRRLAALAVGLTAVLAASVGPSVAAPHGSTGPAVTRTVAAAPSVVNPGNQVSLQYDSAYLPMSATGGAAPYTWSAVNLPVGASINPSTGLISGLLRGSGIRTVTVTAKDATGATGSATFTWRVIRDACPRC from the coding sequence TTGAGCACACGTACACGCACCCCGCGCAGACTGGCGGCGCTGGCCGTCGGCCTGACCGCTGTCCTGGCAGCGTCGGTCGGTCCGTCCGTCGCCGCGCCGCACGGCTCGACCGGCCCGGCGGTGACCCGCACGGTGGCCGCCGCCCCGTCCGTGGTCAACCCGGGCAACCAGGTGTCCCTCCAGTACGACTCCGCGTACTTACCGATGTCCGCCACCGGTGGCGCGGCTCCCTACACCTGGTCGGCGGTCAACCTGCCGGTCGGTGCCTCGATCAATCCCTCGACCGGCCTGATCTCGGGCCTCCTGCGCGGCAGCGGCATCCGTACGGTGACCGTCACCGCCAAGGACGCCACGGGTGCGACCGGCTCCGCCACCTTCACCTGGCGCGTGATCCGCGACGCCTGTCCCCGCTGCTGA